In one Cottoperca gobio chromosome 12, fCotGob3.1, whole genome shotgun sequence genomic region, the following are encoded:
- the LOC115016955 gene encoding claudin-23-like, whose protein sequence is MPRRSTQEWIRLSLRTPGILIFGMVFAPCGWILNLTATVAPNWRTLHNLPDLPADTFIQQGIWEICRANSIDTRADCTLEDTRYFGNQVIEVAQGLMVASLIVTLIGLAVAIPGVRCWRDRPNWVVAGLGGLLIFLSGVMVIIPIAWYTHILKEVTTVSDTTDVRVGYCIILGYIGGIFEIIGGFVMFIGICRCCGGKNRGETRIEEVTGARFSNQKRPTRRVEVPSLNRARSAASSIPYSKDSMDEDVSFPRAKSPAVPSINTSYGGRPYDVDL, encoded by the coding sequence ATGCCAAGGCGATCAACGCAGGAGTGGATCCGGTTATCCTTGCGCACCCCGGGCATCCTGATCTTCGGGATGGTTTTTGCTCCCTGTGGCTGGATCTTGAACCTCACCGCCACCGTGGCCCCTAACTGGAGGACCCTCCATAACCTCCCCGACCTTCCGGCAGATACCTTCATCCAGCAAGGCATCTGGGAGATCTGCAGGGCCAACTCGATCGACACAAGAGCAGACTGCACCTTGGAGGACACAAGATATTTCGGTAACCAGGTTATCGAGGTCGCCCAGGGTTTGATGGTGGCCTCCCTCATCGTGACCCTAATCGGGCTGGCCGTAGCCATCCCGGGGGTGCGCTGCTGGAGAGACAGGCCTAACTGGGTTGTGGCCGGTCTGGGTGGACTGCTGATCTTCCTCTCAGGTGTCATGGTCATCATACCCATCGCCTGGTACACCCACATCCTCAAAGAAGTCACAACGGTGAGCGATACCACAGATGTGCGCGTCGGCTACTGCATCATCCTGGGCTACATCGGCGGGATCTTTGAAATCATTGGCGGCTTCGTCATGTTCATCGGGATCTGTCGTTGCTGTGGAGGAAAGAACCGAGGTGAGACGCGGATTGAGGAGGTCACGGGCGCCCGGTTCTCTAACCAGAAGCGGCCGACGAGACGAGTTGAAGTGCCGAGCCTGAACCGGGCCAGGAGTGCCGCCAGCAGCATTCCGTACTCCAAGGACTCCATGGATGAAGATGTGTCCTTTCCCCGGGCCAAGAGCCCCGCAGTCCCGTCCATCAACACCTCCTACGGCGGCAGACCCTATGATGTCGATTTATGA